In the genome of Bacillota bacterium, the window GCCCCGTCCTTCGTCGCCGCGATCTGGCCCAGCGCCGATACCGTGTCGCCCGGATCGAGCCGCATGAGCAAAACCCCGCGGGCCGTCCGGCCCTGGCGCGAGACGTCGGAGACGTTGAGCCGGATCATGACCCCGCGGGCCGAGATGAGCATGACCTCGTCGCCCTCTTCGACCACCCGCGTGCCGACCACCGGGCCGTTTCTGGTGCTCTCGCCGATGGCGCGCACGCCCTTGCCGCCGCGCCGGGTCAACCGGTACTCTTCCACCGGCGTTCGCTTGCCGTACCCGCGCTCCGTGACCACCAGCACGTCGGCGCCCCGCCGGGCCGCGTCCATGGCCACCACCCGGTCGCCGGGGGCGAGGCGGATCCCGATGACGCCCCTGGCCGACCGGCCCATCGGCCGCACCTCGTCCTCCGAGAAGCGCACCGCCTGGCCGGACCGGGTCACCAGCAGGATCTCGTGCTCGCCCTCCGTGAGGCGGACGCCCACGAGCCGGTCGCCCTCGTCCAGGTGGCAGGCGATGATGCCCTGCCGGTTGGTCTCGAACTCCGAAAGCGGCGTCTTCTTGACCACCCCGTTGCGCGTGGCCATGAAGAGGTAGCGGCCCTCGTCGAAGCGCGTGACGGCAATGGCCGCCGCCACCGACTCGTCCGTGGACATGGCGAGGAGGTTGTAGATCGAGGTGCCCCTGGCTCCCCGCGATGCCTCTGGGATTTCTCTGCCTTTCAGGTGATACACCCGGCCCATGTCCGTGAACAGCAGCACCCAGGTGTGGGTCGTGGCGATGAACAGGTGCTCGGCGAAATCCTCGTCGCGTGTGGCCATGGCCGAGATGCCCCGCCCGCCGCGGCGCTGGCTGCGGTACGTGGAGGTCGGCTGGCGCTTGATGTACCCGTTGTGGGTCAGGGTGATGACGATGTCTTCGAGGGCCACCAGGTCGTCCTCGGTGACCTCCGGCTGCTCTTGCGCGATCTGCGTTCGCCGGGCGTCGGCAAAACGCCGCCGCAGCTCCAGCAGCTCCTGTTTGATCACCCGGTACACCTGGTCGATGTCCCCCAGGATGGCGGTGAGGCGCTCGATGGTCCTGGCGAGTTCGGCGTGCTCCTGGTCGAGCTTGCTGCGCTCCAGGCCGGTCAGGCGGCGGAGCTGCATCTCGAGGATGGCGTTCGCCTGGCGCTCGGTGAGCCCAAAGCGTTCCATGAGGCCCTGGCGCGCCGTGGCCTCGTCCTTCGCCGAGCGGATGAGCTGGATGACCTCGTCGATGTGGTCGAGAGCGATCCGCAACCCCTCGACGATGTGCAGCCGCTCCCGGGCCCGTTCCAGGTCGAACCTGGTGCGGCGGGTGACGACCTCGACCTGGAAATCCAGATACTGGCGTAGCGCCTCCCGCAGGCTCAGCACCTGGGGCGTGCCGTCCACCAGCGCCAGCATGATGACGCCGAAGGTCTCTTCGAGCTGGGTGTGCTTGAAGAGCCGGTTGATGACGACCTGCGGCTGGGCGTCCCGGCGCAGTTCGATGGCGATCCGCAGGCCTTCCCGGTCCGACTCGTCGCGCAGCTCCGTGATGCCGTCGATGCGCTTTTCCCGCACGAGGTCGGCGATCTTGGCGATGAGCGCGGCCTTGTTGACCATGTAGGGCAGTTCCGTCACCACGATGCGCATGCGCCCGCCGCCCATCGGCTCGGTGGTGAGCTTCGCCCGCACCCGGATGTGGCCCCGGCCGGTCAGGTAGGCCTGGCGGATGCCGCCGGTGCCCATGATGATGCCGCCCGTGGGAAAGTCGGGGCCCTTCACGACCTTGAGGAGCTCCTCGTCGGAGGCGTCGGGCCGGTCGATGAGGAGCACCACGGCATCGATGATCTCGCCCAGGTTGTGTGGCGGGATGTTGGTGGCCATGCCCACCGCGATGCCGGATGCGCCGTTGACGAGCAGGTTCGGGATGCGCGCGGGCAGCACCACCGGCTGCTTCTGGGTGCCGTCGTAGTTGGGGACGAAGTCGACGGTCTCCTTGTCGATGTCTCGCAGCATCTCCATGGCGATGGCAGAGAGGCGGGCCTCGGTGTAACGCATGGCCGCCGGTGGATCGCCGTCGACGCTGCCGTAGTTCCCATGTCCTTCCACCAGGGGGTAGCGATACGAAAACTCCTGGGCCATACGCACCATGGCCTCGTAGATGGGGGCATCGCCGTGGGGGTGATACTTCCCCATCACCTCGCCCACGACCGCGGCCGACTTCTTGAACGGCCGGTCGGGGCGCAGGTTGAGTTCGTTCATTACGTGCAGGATGCGCCGCTGAACCGGCTTCAGCCCGTCGCGCACGTCGGGCAGCGCGCGGTCTACGATGACGCTCATCGCGTAGTCGATATAAGACCGGCGCATCTCGTCCTCAAGTTCGATGGGGATCACTTTGCCGATGCGATCAACTGCCATCTTCCAGTTCCCTTCAAACCGGTACGAGAGGCGTCAACGCCCGTCTCTTGCCGGCGCCAAGGCAAAAGCGTCGGCCCCTTAAACGTCCAGGTTGCGCACCTCGCGGGCGTGATCCTGGATGAAGCGGCGGCGCGGCTCCACCTGCTCGCCCATCAGGATGGTGAAGATCTCGTCGGCGGCGACCGCGTCCTCCAGCGTGACCCGGAGAATCGATCGGGTCTCCGGGTTCATGGTCGTCTCCCAGAGCTGCTCGGCGTTCATCTCGCCGAGACCCTTGTAGCGCTGGATCTCCACGGCGTTCGAGCCGAGCTGTTTCAACAGCCTCTCCAGTTCCGCGTCCGAGTAGCAGTAGTGCTCCTTCTTGCCCTTGCGAACCCGGTAGAGGGGTGGCATGGCGATGTAGACCCGGCCCTGTTCGATGAGCTCGCGGGTGTAGCGGTAGAAGAACGTCAGCAGCAGCGTGCGGATGTGCGCTCCGTCCACGTCGGCATCGGTCATCAGGATGATGCGTCCGTACCGGGCCCTGGAAATGTCGAACTCATCCCCGACGCCGGTGCCGAGTGCCGTGATCATGGCGCGAATCTCAAGATTGGACAGGATTTTCTCCATTCCGGCCTTTTCGACGTTGAGGATCTTGCCCCGCAGCGGCATGATGGCCTGAAAGCGCCTGTCCCGGCCCTGCTTCGCGGTGCCGCCGGCCGAGTCGCCCTCCACCAGGAAAAGCTCACACTCCTCCGGGTCGGTCAGGATGCAGTCGGCGAGTTTCCCAGGAAGCCCGGTGCTCTCCAGGGCGCTCTTGCGGCGGGTGAGCTCCCGGGCTTTACGGGCCGCCTCGCGGGCCCGCGCGGCCGTGATGCACTTCTCGAGGATGCGGCGGGCCTCCTGGGGATGCTCCTCGAGGAACAGGCTGATGGCCTCTCCGGCCACCGAGTCCACCTGGCCTTTGACCTCGCTGTTGCCAAGCTTGGTCTTGGTCTGGCCCTCGAACTGCGGCTCGCGGAGCTTGACGCTGACGACGGCCGCGAGGCCCTCCCGCACGTCGTCGCCGGTCAGGTTATCCTGGCCCTCTTTCAGCATGCCGAGCTTGCGCGCCGCATCGTTGAGCGTGCGGGTGAGGGCCGACCGGAAGCCGGCCAGGTGGGTCCCGCCCTCTGTGGTGTGGATGTTGTTGGCAAAGGTGATGACGGTCTCCAGGTAGCCGGTGTTGTACTGAAGGGCGAGTTCAATGATGGTCCCGCCGA includes:
- the gyrA gene encoding DNA gyrase subunit A, with protein sequence MAVDRIGKVIPIELEDEMRRSYIDYAMSVIVDRALPDVRDGLKPVQRRILHVMNELNLRPDRPFKKSAAVVGEVMGKYHPHGDAPIYEAMVRMAQEFSYRYPLVEGHGNYGSVDGDPPAAMRYTEARLSAIAMEMLRDIDKETVDFVPNYDGTQKQPVVLPARIPNLLVNGASGIAVGMATNIPPHNLGEIIDAVVLLIDRPDASDEELLKVVKGPDFPTGGIIMGTGGIRQAYLTGRGHIRVRAKLTTEPMGGGRMRIVVTELPYMVNKAALIAKIADLVREKRIDGITELRDESDREGLRIAIELRRDAQPQVVINRLFKHTQLEETFGVIMLALVDGTPQVLSLREALRQYLDFQVEVVTRRTRFDLERARERLHIVEGLRIALDHIDEVIQLIRSAKDEATARQGLMERFGLTERQANAILEMQLRRLTGLERSKLDQEHAELARTIERLTAILGDIDQVYRVIKQELLELRRRFADARRTQIAQEQPEVTEDDLVALEDIVITLTHNGYIKRQPTSTYRSQRRGGRGISAMATRDEDFAEHLFIATTHTWVLLFTDMGRVYHLKGREIPEASRGARGTSIYNLLAMSTDESVAAAIAVTRFDEGRYLFMATRNGVVKKTPLSEFETNRQGIIACHLDEGDRLVGVRLTEGEHEILLVTRSGQAVRFSEDEVRPMGRSARGVIGIRLAPGDRVVAMDAARRGADVLVVTERGYGKRTPVEEYRLTRRGGKGVRAIGESTRNGPVVGTRVVEEGDEVMLISARGVMIRLNVSDVSRQGRTARGVLLMRLDPGDTVSALGQIAATKDGA
- the gyrB gene encoding DNA topoisomerase (ATP-hydrolyzing) subunit B: MTPARKNEKLASATPYGAEQIQVLEGLEAVRRRPGMYIGSTDEHGLHHLAYEVVDNSIDEAMNGFCTEIDVRVHPDGSLSVDDNGRGIPVEVHPRTGRPAVETVLTTLHAGGKFGQDGGYKVSGGLHGVGVSVVNALSEWLEVQVRLGGKLYRQRFSRGKPTTELEAVGETDGTGTLVRFKPDPEIFETTEFDDETILQRLRNLAFLNAGLMLRFTDERTGRSESFHYEGGIVEFVRYLNRNKDPLHPSVIYANREIGGTIIELALQYNTGYLETVITFANNIHTTEGGTHLAGFRSALTRTLNDAARKLGMLKEGQDNLTGDDVREGLAAVVSVKLREPQFEGQTKTKLGNSEVKGQVDSVAGEAISLFLEEHPQEARRILEKCITAARAREAARKARELTRRKSALESTGLPGKLADCILTDPEECELFLVEGDSAGGTAKQGRDRRFQAIMPLRGKILNVEKAGMEKILSNLEIRAMITALGTGVGDEFDISRARYGRIILMTDADVDGAHIRTLLLTFFYRYTRELIEQGRVYIAMPPLYRVRKGKKEHYCYSDAELERLLKQLGSNAVEIQRYKGLGEMNAEQLWETTMNPETRSILRVTLEDAVAADEIFTILMGEQVEPRRRFIQDHAREVRNLDV